One genomic region from Granulicatella adiacens ATCC 49175 encodes:
- the dtd gene encoding D-aminoacyl-tRNA deacylase — translation MRIVLQRVKSASVSIEGSVVGEINKGFLLLVGVGPDDNTDDASYLARKIAGMRIFSDENGKMNLSIDQVGGKILSVSQFTLFADTKKGNRPSFTGAASPEVANQLYEEFNEILRTEYGLTVATGEFGADMQVSLVNDGPVTILLDTKNQ, via the coding sequence ATGAGAATAGTATTACAGCGAGTGAAGTCCGCGAGTGTATCGATTGAAGGATCTGTTGTCGGTGAAATCAATAAAGGGTTCCTCTTATTAGTTGGTGTAGGTCCTGATGATAACACAGATGATGCGTCCTATTTAGCTAGAAAGATTGCAGGCATGCGTATCTTTAGTGACGAGAATGGAAAGATGAATCTGTCGATTGACCAAGTCGGCGGAAAGATTTTATCTGTTTCGCAATTTACACTGTTTGCAGATACGAAAAAGGGGAATAGACCTTCTTTTACAGGGGCTGCCAGTCCTGAAGTAGCGAACCAACTTTATGAAGAATTCAATGAAATCCTACGCACAGAGTATGGGTTAACTGTTGCAACAGGAGAGTTCGGAGCAGATATGCAAGTGAGTCTTGTAAATGATGGGCCAGTAACGATTTTACTCGATACAAAAAATCAATAA